The Candidatus Binataceae bacterium genome contains the following window.
TCGACGAGCGATACGACCCGCATATTTATTCGCCTGCGACTGTTGAAAAGGAAAGTGGCTTGCCTGTGATCGCATTGTTGGCCGATCAGCGTTAGGTCGGAGTGAAACACGAAAATGTACTATAGACATTTCGGCCTTACCAGGCCTCCTTTTGAGTTCGGTATCAGGCCGGGCAGAATTTACGAAGGCCGCGAACAGCGCGAAGCGACCGCGGCGATTTCGTGGGGACTGCTCCACGAACCGAGCGGTTACACGCTGCTGGTAGGAGTGCCGGGCACCGGAAAAACCACCTTAATCAATGCCGTTCTCGCGGAGCATCATCAGCTCAGAGCTGCTTACCTGAGCTATCCCAAAGCGGAACCGCTCGAGATATTTCGCAACGCCCTAACGCAGCTCGGCAGCAGGGCAAGTCAGCTTTCAAAGTACGATTGTGTTGAAGCCTTCCGCAACTGCCTGAAGTCTCTGCGCGGCGATGAGCGATTGGCCCTAATCTTCGATGAAGCACAGGCGCTGAGCCCATTGTTATTCGAGGAACTCAGGCTACTAGTAAATTGCGCGTCGTTAGGCGAACGACGGATGCAGATCGTATTCGTTGGACAGCCTTCAATCCTAAAACGCCTCGAAGCGCCGATGCTCCGTCAACTGAATGAACGAATCGGCGCGCGCGTACTTCTCCGTCCGATGCCAAACAGTGACGCGCACGAGTACATCGAGCACAGACTTCGCGCCTGCAACGGAGCGGTGAGCAAAGTCTTTGCGCGCAAGGCCCTCGATATGATCGTGCAGAACAGTCGAGGAATCCCGCGCAAGCTGAATCTACTTTGCCACAACGCAATGCTGAGCGCATACGCTGACGGCATGAAGCAGGTCAATGCATCCACAGTGAGCAAGGTGATTAGTGAATTTCAAAATTTGCTGGGTGCGGCGAGCGATTCTCCGGCGGAGATACGGCCGCCTGTATGGCGTCGATTCCTGAAGTTCGGCGCTGCCGCGATGTTGTTCTCGTCAATAGGAATCGAGAAAGGGCTTCTGCAAGAGGCGTCCCGGACGATATCCCGTCACGTGTAGGTTCGTACAGAGATGGCATCGATCTTGAACCAACATAACCAGCCGTTTTCACTACCTATTGCAAGGCTGTCCAACGGTTCGCAACTGAGTAAGGAGCACTGAGGATCGTGGGAAGATACGCGGATACAATGGCGCGGCTTGCCAAAGAGTCCGACCAAAACGTCATCCCGCTATACGGACGGGATTCGCACGCTCGAGCAAGGGAGGAAGAAGTTGTAGCCGAAAGTGCGGCTTTGATCCCACTACCGACGCTACCCGAAGTACCGGATTCAATGGCCAAGCTGGAAGCGCTTCGAGCAATCAGCGAGCGACTGGCGCCGATCGCGGTGGTTGATAGAAGTCTGAGATTGGCCGTGGCTGGTTGCAGGCGTGGTGACGG
Protein-coding sequences here:
- a CDS encoding AAA family ATPase; its protein translation is MYYRHFGLTRPPFEFGIRPGRIYEGREQREATAAISWGLLHEPSGYTLLVGVPGTGKTTLINAVLAEHHQLRAAYLSYPKAEPLEIFRNALTQLGSRASQLSKYDCVEAFRNCLKSLRGDERLALIFDEAQALSPLLFEELRLLVNCASLGERRMQIVFVGQPSILKRLEAPMLRQLNERIGARVLLRPMPNSDAHEYIEHRLRACNGAVSKVFARKALDMIVQNSRGIPRKLNLLCHNAMLSAYADGMKQVNASTVSKVISEFQNLLGAASDSPAEIRPPVWRRFLKFGAAAMLFSSIGIEKGLLQEASRTISRHV